A stretch of DNA from Gasterosteus aculeatus chromosome 7, fGasAcu3.hap1.1, whole genome shotgun sequence:
GTGATGGACCCCTCAGCTGTGCACACTGAGCTAGTGCTTTACTTTGACATGCCTTGGGGTGCACATTCTTTCTCACATGTTGGTTCCATTTTTCCGTTACAGCAGACTGGGGGGATTTTGGACTCTCTTCAGGACTTTAGGTTGGCTGTGTGCTTCTATGtttgcaacaaaataaaaagtcagaAAATGGGAGATGCAACACTGTTGTGTTTGTAAACTGTTaattaaaaatctgtttttaattgtattgattttgtcttttgtcgACATTGACAAAGTTTCTTTTGTTGTAAACTGTTCTATTCTGTCAAAGTGGACAGGGCAAGATCCTACACCTGACCAGCTTTCAGCAGATCCACCAGTCGTAGCTAGCatagcttttttttcctgacgTTCCAGTAGTTTATGTAAAAGTTCCTTTTATAGAAACCCTTTTTCCACTTGTGCTGGAGGTTTGATATAGAAACTGACCTCTATTTTTCAGGCTTACTTGGTGCTGTATGGTATAGTCACTGCCACTTAATGTTTGGTTATTTAGTCCTTTTCTTGGTAGTTTTACCTCTTCACATCTCAACCTTGTTTGTGTCAAAATGCCTGAAGATTGTCTACCCTAAAAGTCTGGCCAGAAAAAATAAAGCGCATCACCTTCTTAAAGCTGCATAAATCTGATGTCATCAAAACGTATTATGGAGAGATATGGGATTTTAACCTGTTTTAGTTGATAACAttctttttacaaaaatgttCATGACCAAAAGGCTTTAAAGCAGCTGGTCTTCAATAAGGTATGATGCAATGCAAGAGGATTTACCATGATGCATCGTTTTTTTAGGTAGAAGATAAATCTGAGGGGGTTCAAAGGAGAGCGAAAAGGAAaagggtcgacgtggcgcagaggtagagagggtgcgccaggaACCGTAAGGTTGGTGGTTAGAGCCCTggctggctgccccatgtcgaattgtccctgagcaagacacctaacccctaattgctccccgggcaggaatgtaaaaaagccatggaaaaaaatgcaatggtcagctaaatgacctgtaatgtaatgaaaaatgGCCCTTAATATTAAAACCTGAGAGTTTGTATGAGATGAAGTAACACATTGCATTTACTTATGCAGAGGGCTGACTTTTCACCTCTGCCAATTCATCCTATAGTTTACCATAGACCATGTACTTTGATTTTGGCTACTTCCTTACCTTGTGCCACAGCTCGATTCTCATACAGGGGCCATAAAAAGTGATTGGATTATACCTGTCGTACCAATACAGGTGAAATCCAATAAGGACTTACAAGTGGTACAGGCATATGCTGCAGGCATACATTTTGTTCTGAATTTTTTTATGGGGAGACTTAACCTGAATGGGTGGAAAACTCAAATCCACTTCAGAACCATGGGCTCAGGAGCAACAGTTTCCAGCTACACGTggacagatttggagatttccagTCTCACAGGGGGAAGATGTATTATTTGGCCGAGGTCCATActcagaagaggagaggatgccTGTAAGCACTCATCGAAGATGATGATTTGGCAAAGTGGCGAGTTGGCATCTTATGCTGTGTGGCGCCTGTAACCAACAAATGTAATGTTAAGGCAAGGAAATTGACATTTGCTCATTTTATGCGGATTAAAATGAGCAAAAGACACACAGCCACTGGAAATGGAATTTGCTTTACGGCAGAACACGTGTCCGTACATGTTCCCTCTCGTTCGTCCTAGTGGAGTTAATACatacatttgaaatgtgttaGGGTCTCAACACTATTATTGTCATCGCACGCACATGCGCAGATAGACCCctagtggtgctcaagcacctgctcTTTTGCCCTGGACAAGAAAAGTGGATTGAGAACCTGCCCCGCAAAATGTCTGCGCACGTGCCAGAGTATCTGACAGGTGCGTTCGATAATTGCTGAGACGCAGCTGCAGTCTCCGGCAGCAGTCCGCCCCGTATGTATAACGCGGCTGTGCAAATGAGAGCGTTCCATTCCTCCTGTGCTATTGGAGCGTCCTTCGCCGGGGGGCCGCCCGTACCGCTCCGCGCGCTGCGCCATTGGCTCGCGTGTTTCAGATTCACTCCGCCAATCTGAGAAGCCTCTGTTGTTATATGCTTTTCCTCCCTAAAGCATTACGTAAAGATTCGATCGCGCCCGCTCACAGTCTCACGGCCTTTCCGCCGAGCCAATAACTGACTGGAACAAACATGTCTGGCAGAGGGAAAACCGGAGGCAAAGCTCGAGCGAAGGCCAAGTCCCGCTCCTCCCGGGCTGGACTCCAGTTCCCGGTGGGCCGAGTTCACAGGCTACTGCGCAAGGGAAACTATGCGGAGCGCGTCGGTGCCGGGGCTCCGGTGtacctggcggccgtgctggagtaTCTAACAgctgagatcctggagctggcaGGTAACGCGGCCAGGGACAACAAGAAGACCAGGATCATCCCCAGGCACCTGCAGTTGGCCGTgcgcaacgacgaggagcttAACAAGCTGCTGGGAGGTGTGACCATCGCGCAGGGGGGAgtgctgcccaacatccaggcTGTCCTCCTCCCCAAGAAGACGGAGAAACCGGCCAAGAGCAAGTAAAAGACAGGCCGCAGAACCTGCTCGTGCTCGTTTTTGGGATTGACATTTTCCAATAGTGGACAGTGTTTGGTGTTGCTGTTTCTACAATGAAGACATCAAGTCTCTTTCCATCGGGGCTGCTCACAGACTGGTTTTCTCTCGTGTAGTCGACTCGTGGACGAGATCCGATGTTAACATGGACTTGTTCTGAGGGGAGGGCTTCGTATTGGTTCGCTCTGCTGCTACCAGACGTTACAGatggttgtgttgtttttgtcatgtcTCAATAAAAAGACCCCGCAGCCTCGTGGCATAGGGCGAGTACATCCGGTCTGCATGGAGCCTGTGTACTGTGTCAGCAGTCAGTAGGAGAGAGAACGACATGCAGCTTGTGCAGAGTTTAAACGGGCAATGTAAAATAGAGTACTGGTACTGTTTTTTTTGGTCCCATATTATGAGGGTTTTCTCCATCACGTGCCTTCTCATGCTGAAATTATGAACGGCAGTCCTTCAAGGAAGCCGTGGCAGATTGTGATCATGTTTCTATTCATTGCTACATATGATCCTGTCCTTTGAGAACAATAGAATATCTTGATCATTTTGCAGTTGAGCGAGCATCTCTCCTctattcatttcttttccttcaAGGTACATTTCTAAAACTGTACTTTACTGTGCCGACCAAACTAAAATGAGTAGTTTAGTTGAACTGTCAAACATTCCCAAGGCTGGGCCTCTTTTCTCATTAGGGTTCTCATTGCATTGTTTGTATTAGTCACACACCCTGAAACTGGGTTTCTTCTAGATGCAACTCACAGCATAAAGGGGGAATTGGAAACATTATACTTGGGAAACATTTAGACAACTTACTACTCAATTATTTGAGCTgatgtaacttttttttaaacctttctgTCTATAATAAAACAGTTCATAATCCTCTGAATTTTGTAGTATGAGCACATCATCAGATAAAACCTGTTGATACACGTCCTTCCATCCTAATTTACTACTCTTGGCTGAAAGCACAGACGCTGTTGCTCTAACATCACACTGCTAATACCACTTTTCAACGTTAGTGTGACATCATATTTCATTTAGTATTCAGATGTATGAATGGGATTAATTTGCTTCTGTTGGTCACGAAGTTCCTCTGGGTCTAGATACGTCAACCAGCAGGTGTATTCTCATCATTCAGTAATGACATCAAGGGCGTATCTATATGACTTAGTAGTTGTGTAAGCCTACACaattctaaatattttaaattacaaGGGAATCTCCACTGCTTATTCCAAAATAAAGCGTGGTCATTCTGCTGTTAGTCAGCCAGCAAGATTTTCCTCCTCCACAGAGGACTTCATGCTGAGGCGTATAGGACTCAGGGGCGTTATTAGACACCTTGTCACGTCGAATGTTGTCCTCGGCCTGATACTTCTTGATTAATGGACACATCAAATATGAGGATGTACCTCTCAGCCAACTGCTGTTCTCAAATGCATGACAACTCGTCATTGATGAGGGAACAATTTAAAGCATTTGTTATTCCAACAGGGGGCAATAATACTGAATTATGGGGGCAAGTGTCCGTATATATTAATATGTTAAGATTTAGGTTTAGTAATATCTTAGGAcgtaaaacatatttacaacaGTCTAGATAGCGGGTCTGGGCCTCCGATTCAAAGGGTCATAAGGTGCACATAATGTCATCTTCATTTTCATCGCCATCTGCATTCTCATAACCGAAGTGCAGGGTTGCAGCAGTCTGACCCTCTTGCCCACAAGATGAATAGAGGACACAAAAGCCTTCCAAAATTGTTGAGTGTCGTGATATTATTCTGTGAGTCGTAGCCTTGTGTTTCCTTCATAAGGGCCAGAACAGATACTGTCAGTCCTAATttactgtctgtctctctgccctTAAATGTCTCACTGCCCTGGTCATGTGGCTCCACTGTTACTAGGCGAACATTCTTTTTACAGTTCATGTATCATTACAGTCAACTGACAGACTTGTTTAAAGACTAAATATctgttaaatattatatatgatGTATCTTTTAGATCTTTAGCCATGATTTAACATACAAGTTGCTTTAAGAATTCCTAACATGAAATATGATCATACCAAAATTCAGAcatcaaatataattttcaaaGTTTCCCTCTATATTCGTTGTCATTCTAAAAGCACAGTTAACACTATTATCGCTCTACACGGAGATCACTGAAGGGTAATGGTGGAACATACTGCTCCATACCAGGTCCAACACAGTCCAAATGGAAATGTCAAACATCAAAGATTGGACACATGTGTTTGGTGTATGGGTTACTGATTGTGTTTCGGATACATTCTTTATTAATtcaattctttttgttttgtataccCCAAAATCCATAAGAACCTAGGTAGAACAACAGAGGAAGAATCTCTGTTGGCTTTAAGCTAAATATGGTTGGATATAAGTATGGAATTTGTGCCTGCTACAtctaaaatgtataaataaataatgtgtatGAATCCTAAACTTTTAACTTTTACTAAGAATCACATGATACGTTTAATCAAAAAGTCTATGGAAACCACATGGCAGTGATGTCATGGAAGGTCCCTCGGTAGAGTACAAATAGAGCTAGAGATGAGGAAACACGCAGAGTGGAAGTGTGATTGTTGGTGAGATGGAACTGAAGCTGCAGCTCAGTGTCTTCGTGTTACTCATACAGGGTGAGTCCTTCACTTTCAATACTTATATATCAGGCACGCTTTGTTATGAAAAGTAATGCTTAAAGGACAGTGAGCTCAATCTGACGTTAAACCGGCACATGAGGCTACTGGGAGTCATGCTTTTGCTCATGACTTCGTGGCATGAGTCGTCTTTCAGTGTGTGATGTTTCAAAA
This window harbors:
- the h2ax1 gene encoding H2A.X variant histone family member 1, with translation MSGRGKTGGKARAKAKSRSSRAGLQFPVGRVHRLLRKGNYAERVGAGAPVYLAAVLEYLTAEILELAGNAARDNKKTRIIPRHLQLAVRNDEELNKLLGGVTIAQGGVLPNIQAVLLPKKTEKPAKSK